A part of Streptomyces sp. DSM 40750 genomic DNA contains:
- the hisC gene encoding histidinol-phosphate transaminase: MSETSPKLRAELEGIPTYKPGKPAAAGGPVAYKLSSNENPYPPLPGVLQSVTGSAASFNRYPDMACTGLMNELSDRFGVPLSDLATGTGSVGVAQQLLQATSGPGDEVIYAWRSFEAYPIIAQISGATSVQVPLTPGDVHDLDAMADAITDRTRLIFVCNPNNPTGTVVRRAELERFLDRVPGDVLVVLDEAYREFVRDAEVPDGVEFYRERSNVCVLRTFSKAYGLAGLRVGFAIAHEPVAAALRKTAVPFGVSQLAQDAAVASLRAEDELLGRVGSLVCERNRVVEALRGQGWTVPETQANFVWLRLGERTVDFAGVCEQAGVVVRPFPGEGVRVTIGETEANDIFLKVTETFRKEL, translated from the coding sequence GTGAGCGAGACGAGCCCCAAGCTGCGAGCCGAGCTGGAGGGTATCCCCACCTACAAGCCCGGCAAGCCGGCCGCGGCGGGCGGCCCCGTGGCGTACAAGCTGTCCTCCAATGAGAACCCCTATCCGCCGCTGCCCGGCGTGCTGCAGAGCGTGACCGGCTCGGCCGCGTCCTTCAACCGGTACCCGGACATGGCGTGCACGGGGCTGATGAACGAGTTGTCGGACCGCTTCGGGGTGCCGCTCTCGGACCTGGCCACGGGCACCGGCTCGGTCGGTGTCGCCCAGCAGTTGCTGCAGGCGACTTCGGGGCCCGGCGACGAGGTGATCTACGCCTGGCGGTCGTTCGAGGCGTACCCGATCATCGCGCAGATCAGCGGGGCCACGTCCGTGCAGGTGCCGCTGACGCCGGGCGATGTGCATGATCTGGACGCTATGGCGGACGCGATCACCGACCGGACCCGGCTGATTTTCGTCTGCAATCCGAACAACCCGACGGGGACGGTGGTCCGCCGGGCCGAGCTGGAGCGGTTCCTCGACCGGGTGCCCGGCGATGTGCTGGTGGTCCTGGACGAGGCGTATCGCGAGTTCGTACGGGATGCGGAGGTGCCGGACGGCGTCGAGTTCTACCGCGAGCGGTCCAACGTCTGTGTGCTGCGTACCTTCTCCAAGGCGTACGGTCTCGCCGGGCTCCGGGTGGGCTTCGCGATCGCCCACGAGCCGGTGGCGGCCGCCCTGCGCAAGACGGCTGTGCCGTTCGGGGTGAGCCAGCTCGCCCAGGACGCCGCTGTCGCCTCGCTGCGTGCCGAGGACGAACTCCTCGGCCGGGTCGGCTCACTGGTCTGCGAGCGGAACCGGGTCGTCGAGGCGCTGCGCGGCCAGGGCTGGACGGTGCCGGAGACGCAGGCGAACTTCGTGTGGCTGCGGCTGGGGGAGCGCACGGTCGACTTCGCCGGCGTGTGCGAGCAGGCCGGTGTCGTCGTGCGGCCGTTCCCGGGCGAGGGTGTGCGGGTGACGATCGGCGAGACCGAGGCGAACGACATCTTTCTCAAGGTGACGGAGACCTTCCGCAAGGAGCTCTAG
- a CDS encoding IclR family transcriptional regulator, with product MIGSVQRAMRLLEAVAVREHGAPAKQLARDAGLALPTAYHLLRTLVHEGYLHREKGLFFLGEAAERLSSSGAQQKRRSTVGEALAHWRDALGVPVYFAIYRDGEIEVKCVADSPSIPAVEEWADFRETGHAHAIGQCLLSQLSDEARRDHLDRYPVQSITPYTVRDSETLLRRLDRIGRMEPVVERQEYALGTVCAAIPVTAGTTAGTLAISLPLHQADRLLPVAHQLQSEIGKLLGTLAISISI from the coding sequence CTGATCGGGTCCGTACAGCGGGCGATGCGACTGCTGGAGGCTGTCGCCGTGCGGGAACACGGGGCCCCCGCCAAACAGTTGGCGCGGGACGCCGGGCTCGCGCTGCCCACGGCGTACCACCTGCTGCGCACGCTGGTGCACGAGGGCTATCTGCACCGGGAGAAGGGGTTGTTCTTCCTCGGCGAGGCGGCCGAGCGGCTGAGCAGCAGCGGAGCGCAGCAGAAACGTCGCAGCACAGTGGGCGAGGCCCTGGCGCACTGGCGGGACGCCCTCGGCGTACCCGTCTACTTCGCGATCTACCGGGACGGCGAGATCGAGGTCAAGTGCGTCGCCGACAGCCCGAGCATCCCGGCGGTCGAGGAGTGGGCCGACTTCCGGGAGACCGGTCACGCACACGCCATCGGGCAGTGCCTGCTCTCCCAGTTGAGTGACGAGGCCCGCCGCGATCACTTGGACCGCTATCCGGTGCAGTCGATCACCCCGTACACGGTCCGTGACAGCGAGACGCTGCTACGGCGCCTCGACCGGATCGGGCGGATGGAACCGGTCGTCGAGCGGCAGGAGTACGCCCTGGGGACGGTCTGCGCGGCGATTCCCGTCACCGCGGGGACGACCGCCGGGACCCTCGCCATCTCGCTGCCCCTGCACCAGGCCGACCGGCTGCTGCCCGTGGCCCATCAGTTGCAGTCCGAGATCGGAAAGCTACTAGGGACACTCGCGATCTCTATCAGCATCTGA
- a CDS encoding cytochrome ubiquinol oxidase subunit I — MDLALAPETLARWQFGITTVYHFLFVPLTISLAALTAGLQTAWVRSGKEKYLKATKFWGKLFLINIAMGVVTGIVQEFQFGMNWSDYSRFVGDVFGAPLAFEALIAFFFESTFIGLWIFGWDKLPQKIHLACIWMVSIGTILSAYFILAANSWMQHPVGYRINEAKGRAELTDFWLVLTQNTALTQVFHTLSAAFLAGGAFMVGIAAFHLARKKHIPVMKTSLRLGLVTVVIAGMLTAISGDLLGKVMFKQQPMKMAAAEALWDGEAPAPFSVFAYGDVDKGHNKVAIEIPGLLSFLANDDFDSYVPGINDVNKAEQAKYGPGDYRPNIPVAYWGFRWMIGFGMASFAIGMVGLWLTRKKFLLPQHLRVGDDEVPHLVLLPKKALGPTLTKWYWRIGVLTLGFPLIASSWGWIFTEMGRQPWVVYGVLRTEDAVSPGVSQGEILTSMIVFTMLYAILAVVEVKLLVKYVKAGPPELTKADLNPPTKIGGDSRDADKPMAFSY; from the coding sequence GTGGACCTCGCTCTGGCGCCGGAGACTCTGGCGCGATGGCAGTTCGGCATCACCACCGTCTACCACTTCCTCTTCGTCCCCCTCACGATCTCGCTCGCCGCGCTCACCGCCGGCCTGCAGACCGCCTGGGTGCGCTCGGGGAAGGAGAAGTACCTCAAGGCCACCAAGTTCTGGGGCAAGCTCTTCCTGATCAACATCGCGATGGGCGTCGTCACCGGCATCGTGCAGGAGTTCCAGTTCGGCATGAACTGGTCCGACTACTCACGCTTCGTCGGCGATGTCTTCGGAGCCCCGCTCGCCTTCGAGGCACTCATAGCCTTCTTCTTCGAGTCGACCTTCATCGGCCTGTGGATCTTCGGCTGGGACAAGCTCCCCCAGAAGATCCACCTCGCCTGCATATGGATGGTCTCCATCGGCACGATCCTGTCGGCGTACTTCATCCTCGCGGCCAACTCCTGGATGCAGCACCCCGTCGGCTACCGGATCAACGAGGCGAAGGGCCGGGCCGAGCTCACCGACTTCTGGCTCGTCCTGACGCAGAACACCGCGCTCACCCAGGTCTTCCACACCCTCTCGGCGGCCTTTCTCGCGGGCGGCGCTTTCATGGTCGGCATCGCCGCCTTCCACCTGGCCCGCAAGAAGCACATCCCGGTGATGAAGACCTCGCTGCGACTCGGCCTGGTCACCGTGGTCATCGCCGGCATGCTCACCGCGATCAGCGGCGACCTGCTCGGCAAGGTCATGTTCAAGCAGCAGCCCATGAAGATGGCCGCCGCCGAGGCTCTGTGGGACGGGGAGGCACCCGCACCCTTCTCCGTCTTCGCCTACGGGGACGTCGACAAGGGCCACAACAAGGTCGCCATCGAGATCCCGGGCCTGCTGTCCTTCCTCGCCAACGACGACTTCGACTCGTACGTCCCCGGCATCAACGACGTCAACAAGGCCGAGCAGGCGAAGTACGGGCCGGGCGACTACCGGCCCAACATTCCCGTCGCCTACTGGGGCTTTCGCTGGATGATCGGCTTCGGCATGGCGTCCTTCGCCATCGGCATGGTCGGACTCTGGCTCACTCGCAAGAAGTTCCTGCTGCCGCAGCACCTGCGGGTGGGCGACGACGAGGTGCCGCATCTCGTGCTGCTGCCGAAGAAGGCTCTCGGCCCGACCCTCACCAAGTGGTACTGGCGCATCGGGGTCCTGACCCTGGGCTTCCCACTGATCGCCAGCTCCTGGGGCTGGATCTTCACCGAGATGGGCCGTCAGCCGTGGGTCGTCTACGGCGTGCTGCGCACCGAGGACGCGGTGTCCCCCGGCGTCTCCCAGGGCGAGATCCTCACCTCGATGATCGTCTTCACCATGCTGTACGCCATCCTCGCCGTCGTCGAGGTCAAGCTGCTCGTGAAGTACGTCAAGGCGGGGCCGCCCGAGCTGACGAAGGCCGACCTCAACCCGCCCACGAAGATCGGCGGCGACTCCCGTGACGCCGACAAGCCGATGGCCTTCTCGTACTAG
- the thiC gene encoding phosphomethylpyrimidine synthase ThiC, giving the protein MTIEETRTSASIQTDAASASSEGGKNQGEQPLEAGQSIGWHKAYVEGSRPDLRVPVRQVHLTNGQSVTLYDTSGPYTDPTVETDVRRGLLPLRENWIIARGDTEEYTGRPVRPEDDGIKHTSPRGGLRNLDAVFPGRPRQPRRSRDGRAVTQLAYARRGEITPEMEFVAVRENVAPEVVREEIAAGRAVLPANVNHPEIEPMIIGKRFLVKVNANIGNSAVTSSIEEEVEKMTWATRWGADTVMDLSTGRNIHTTREWVLRNSPVPIGTVPLYQALEKVDGKAEELTWEIYKDTVIEQAEQGVDYMTVHAGVRLAYVPLTANRKTGIVSRGGSIMAAWCLAHHKESFLYENFEELSEILAAYDVTYSLGDGLRPGSIADANDEAQFAELRTLGELNRIAKRFHVQTMIEGPGHVPMHKIKENIDLQQEICDEAPFYTLGPLTTDVAPAYDHITSGIGAAMIAWWGTAMLCYVTPKEHLGLPNRDDVKTGVITYKIAAHAADIAKGHPGAQEWDDALSDARFEFRWEDQFNLALDPDTAREFHDETLPAEPAKTAHFCSMCGPKFCSMKISHSITERFGGVAAEGASQEEVAEGMLQKSKEFAASGNRVYLPLAE; this is encoded by the coding sequence ATGACCATCGAGGAGACACGCACGTCTGCCTCCATCCAGACAGACGCGGCATCCGCCTCGTCCGAGGGCGGCAAGAACCAGGGCGAACAGCCTCTGGAGGCCGGGCAGTCCATCGGCTGGCACAAGGCGTACGTCGAGGGCTCACGCCCCGATCTGCGGGTGCCGGTCCGCCAGGTGCACCTCACCAACGGGCAGTCCGTCACCCTGTACGACACCTCCGGCCCGTACACCGATCCCACCGTGGAGACCGATGTCAGGAGGGGGCTCCTCCCCCTCCGCGAGAACTGGATCATCGCCAGGGGAGACACCGAGGAGTACACGGGCCGCCCTGTCCGCCCCGAGGACGACGGGATCAAGCACACGTCACCTCGCGGCGGACTGCGCAACCTCGACGCGGTGTTCCCGGGGCGGCCGCGCCAGCCGCGCCGGAGCCGTGACGGCCGGGCGGTGACCCAGCTCGCGTACGCGCGGCGCGGCGAGATCACCCCCGAGATGGAGTTCGTGGCCGTACGGGAGAACGTCGCGCCGGAGGTCGTCCGCGAGGAGATCGCCGCGGGCAGGGCCGTGCTGCCCGCGAACGTGAACCACCCGGAGATCGAGCCGATGATCATCGGCAAGCGGTTCCTGGTGAAGGTCAACGCCAACATCGGCAACTCCGCGGTCACTTCCTCCATCGAGGAGGAGGTCGAGAAGATGACCTGGGCGACCCGCTGGGGCGCCGACACGGTCATGGACCTGTCCACGGGCCGGAACATCCACACCACTCGTGAATGGGTGCTGCGCAACTCCCCCGTACCCATCGGCACGGTGCCGCTCTACCAGGCGCTGGAGAAGGTCGACGGCAAGGCCGAGGAGCTGACTTGGGAGATCTACAAGGACACAGTCATTGAGCAGGCCGAGCAGGGCGTGGACTACATGACGGTCCACGCGGGCGTGCGCCTCGCGTACGTCCCGCTGACCGCCAACCGCAAGACCGGCATCGTCTCGCGCGGCGGCTCGATCATGGCGGCCTGGTGTCTGGCGCACCACAAGGAGTCGTTCCTCTACGAGAACTTCGAGGAACTGAGCGAGATCCTCGCCGCCTACGACGTCACGTACTCTCTCGGCGACGGCCTGAGGCCGGGCTCCATCGCGGACGCCAACGACGAGGCACAGTTCGCGGAGTTGCGCACGCTCGGGGAACTCAACCGGATCGCCAAGCGTTTCCACGTGCAGACCATGATCGAGGGCCCGGGACATGTCCCGATGCACAAGATCAAGGAGAACATCGATCTGCAGCAGGAGATCTGCGATGAGGCTCCGTTCTATACGCTCGGCCCGCTGACCACGGACGTCGCGCCGGCGTACGACCACATCACCTCAGGCATAGGTGCCGCGATGATCGCGTGGTGGGGCACTGCGATGCTCTGCTATGTCACGCCCAAGGAACACTTGGGACTGCCCAATCGTGACGACGTGAAGACCGGCGTCATCACCTACAAGATCGCGGCCCATGCGGCGGACATCGCCAAGGGACACCCGGGCGCACAGGAGTGGGACGACGCGTTGTCGGACGCCCGCTTCGAGTTCCGCTGGGAGGACCAGTTCAACCTGGCCCTCGACCCGGACACGGCCCGTGAGTTCCACGACGAGACGCTCCCGGCCGAGCCGGCCAAGACGGCCCACTTCTGTTCCATGTGCGGCCCGAAGTTCTGCTCGATGAAGATTAGTCACAGCATCACAGAGCGGTTTGGTGGTGTGGCGGCTGAGGGAGCGTCGCAGGAGGAGGTCGCTGAGGGGATGCTCCAGAAGTCGAAGGAGTTCGCGGCGAGCGGGAACAGGGTGTACCTGCCGCTCGCGGAATGA
- a CDS encoding LacI family DNA-binding transcriptional regulator has product MTAAGKHQVSRAETPRRGNRSGRAGIRDVAAAAGVSITTVSDALNGKGRLPDATRRHVREVADRLGYRPSAAARTLRTGKSGLIGLTVTTYGDEPFTFTEFAYFAEMARAATSAALARGYALVILPATSRHDVWSNVALDGTVVIDPSDHDPVVSELVRQGLPVVSDGRPAGSLPVTAWVDNDHEAAVLGILDHLADAGARRIGLLTGTTTDTYTHLSTTAYLRWCERVGQDPVYEAYPAHDPCAGAVAADRLLARPDRPDAVYGLFDPNGTDLLAAARRYGLRVPDDLLLVCCSESAVYATTEPPITTLSLKPRRIGTAVVQLLIDAIEGVESDQPVEQVIPTELIVRTSSERRPPRTTVSPPRSPEAG; this is encoded by the coding sequence ATGACAGCAGCAGGGAAGCACCAGGTGAGCCGCGCGGAAACCCCCCGCCGAGGCAACCGGTCGGGCCGGGCGGGCATCCGAGACGTGGCCGCCGCCGCCGGAGTCTCCATCACGACCGTTTCCGACGCCCTCAACGGCAAGGGCCGGCTCCCGGACGCCACCCGACGCCATGTACGCGAGGTCGCCGACCGACTTGGCTACCGCCCCTCGGCGGCGGCCCGAACCCTCAGAACCGGCAAGTCCGGCCTCATCGGCCTGACCGTGACCACGTACGGGGATGAACCTTTCACCTTCACCGAGTTCGCGTACTTCGCGGAAATGGCGCGCGCCGCCACCTCGGCCGCGCTGGCCCGGGGCTACGCCCTGGTCATCCTCCCCGCGACCTCGCGACACGACGTGTGGTCGAACGTCGCCCTGGACGGCACGGTGGTCATCGACCCCTCCGACCACGACCCGGTCGTCAGCGAACTGGTCCGCCAGGGATTACCGGTGGTCTCCGACGGCCGACCGGCCGGCTCGCTCCCGGTCACCGCGTGGGTCGACAACGACCACGAGGCCGCCGTCCTCGGGATCCTCGACCATCTGGCCGACGCGGGCGCCCGCCGGATCGGGCTCCTCACGGGCACGACGACGGATACGTACACACATCTCTCCACCACCGCATACCTGCGCTGGTGCGAGCGCGTGGGCCAGGATCCGGTGTACGAGGCCTACCCCGCGCACGATCCGTGCGCGGGGGCCGTCGCCGCCGACCGACTGCTGGCCCGGCCGGACCGCCCCGACGCGGTCTACGGCCTCTTCGACCCGAACGGCACCGATCTGCTGGCCGCCGCCCGGCGGTACGGTCTGCGCGTCCCCGACGACCTGCTGCTCGTCTGCTGCAGCGAGTCCGCCGTGTACGCGACCACCGAGCCGCCGATCACCACGCTCTCCTTGAAGCCGCGCCGTATCGGTACGGCGGTGGTCCAGCTCCTCATCGACGCCATCGAGGGGGTCGAATCGGACCAACCGGTCGAGCAGGTGATACCGACGGAGCTGATCGTGCGGACCTCGTCCGAGCGGCGCCCGCCGCGTACGACGGTCAGCCCGCCACGATCACCTGAAGCGGGTTGA
- a CDS encoding metallophosphoesterase, with translation MVEGSMTQGAGQGPEVRTPTVRDFRVPAYVHEAGPYGHTTHPGGTPRPADEPENYPEGYTPTQRDLPVINRGDTVQVVIDPEAVAAEQSSAGPSPLFVVGDVHGYLDELLAALREKGLVDAAGNWSAGTARLWFLGDFTDRGPDGIGVIDLVMRLSAEAAAAGGYCKALMGNHELLLLGAKRFGDTPVNSGAGTATFQAAWLLNGGQKTDMDRLQDHHLQWMARLDAMEEVDGHLLMHSDTTAYRDYGDSIEAVNDTVRETITRNDPDEVWDLFRKFTRRFSFRDEGGADAVRSLLDTYGGTRVVHGHSPIPYLLGEVGSEDGEDGTGPSVDGPYTYADGLAVAMDGGVTMAGKLLVQELPLRT, from the coding sequence GTGGTGGAGGGGTCGATGACTCAGGGGGCCGGTCAGGGACCCGAGGTGCGGACGCCGACGGTGCGCGATTTCCGCGTGCCCGCGTACGTCCACGAGGCCGGTCCGTATGGACACACCACACACCCCGGCGGGACTCCCAGGCCCGCCGACGAACCGGAGAACTACCCCGAGGGGTACACCCCGACCCAGCGGGACCTGCCGGTGATCAACCGGGGTGACACGGTTCAGGTCGTGATCGACCCGGAGGCCGTGGCGGCCGAGCAGTCCTCCGCCGGGCCGAGTCCGCTCTTCGTCGTCGGCGATGTCCACGGCTACCTCGACGAGCTGCTCGCCGCACTCCGCGAAAAGGGCCTCGTCGACGCCGCGGGCAACTGGTCGGCGGGCACCGCCCGGCTCTGGTTCCTCGGCGACTTCACCGACCGCGGCCCGGACGGCATCGGTGTCATCGACCTCGTGATGCGCCTGTCCGCCGAGGCGGCCGCGGCCGGCGGTTACTGCAAGGCCCTCATGGGCAACCACGAGCTGCTGCTGCTCGGCGCCAAACGGTTCGGCGACACCCCCGTCAACTCCGGAGCGGGCACCGCCACCTTCCAGGCCGCCTGGCTCCTCAACGGCGGCCAGAAGACCGACATGGACCGTCTCCAGGACCACCACCTCCAGTGGATGGCCCGCCTCGACGCCATGGAGGAGGTCGACGGCCACCTCCTGATGCACTCCGACACCACCGCCTACCGCGACTACGGCGACTCCATCGAGGCCGTCAACGACACCGTCCGCGAGACGATCACACGCAACGACCCGGACGAGGTCTGGGACCTCTTCCGCAAGTTCACCCGGCGCTTCTCCTTCCGCGACGAGGGCGGCGCCGACGCCGTGCGCTCCCTGCTGGACACCTACGGCGGCACCCGCGTCGTCCATGGCCACAGCCCCATCCCGTACCTCCTGGGCGAAGTCGGCTCCGAGGACGGCGAGGACGGAACGGGTCCTTCCGTCGACGGCCCGTACACCTATGCGGACGGTCTGGCCGTCGCCATGGACGGCGGAGTGACCATGGCCGGAAAGCTGCTGGTCCAGGAACTTCCACTGCGTACCTGA
- a CDS encoding VWA domain-containing protein, whose product MTARALSKGANLRVDSPAVRVELAWSESPGIPDVDASALLLTGVGRVRDDGDFVFYNQPQHASNAVTHLGKQSAGGVLTDTVEVDLHSLDPAVERVVLCASADGGTFGQVPGLTLRLLDAGTQTEIARFHMEAETETAFIGGELYRRSGQWKFRAVGQGYASGLAGLATDFGITIDDAPSDTSAFSPESVSVPPVPATAPASVPPVPATAPVGPRLSKGEEQLPVDMRKRLSLRKEQVAVSLRKHGAAGVTARVILVLDASGSMSFLYSKGVVADVVERMAAVAAQLDDDGDMQAWTFASNAARLPDLRLGDLPEWLRLHVRVGQMSLFRRSKKPGKGLKDGQVDMRTVGIQNEEQKAIAQVRTYVRGNPVAVPTLVLFFSDGGVHRDALIEQELRDAVEEPIFWQFVGLGRSNYGVLERFDTLPGRRVDNVGFFAVDDISTVADQELYDRLLSEFPTWMAAAGQAGIL is encoded by the coding sequence ATGACAGCGAGAGCACTGAGCAAGGGCGCCAACCTTCGCGTCGATTCTCCTGCGGTGCGCGTTGAGCTGGCTTGGTCCGAAAGTCCCGGCATACCCGATGTCGACGCCTCGGCCTTGCTGCTCACTGGTGTCGGACGAGTTCGCGACGATGGTGACTTCGTCTTCTACAACCAGCCGCAACACGCGTCGAACGCAGTGACTCACCTGGGAAAGCAGAGTGCCGGTGGTGTCCTGACCGACACGGTCGAGGTGGATCTGCACTCGCTCGACCCCGCCGTCGAGCGGGTCGTGCTGTGTGCGTCGGCCGATGGCGGAACGTTCGGGCAGGTGCCTGGGCTGACCTTGAGGCTACTGGATGCCGGGACACAGACCGAGATCGCACGGTTTCACATGGAGGCCGAGACGGAGACCGCGTTCATCGGCGGCGAGCTGTATCGACGGTCGGGGCAGTGGAAGTTCCGCGCAGTCGGTCAGGGTTATGCTTCCGGGCTCGCTGGGCTGGCCACCGATTTCGGCATCACCATTGACGATGCGCCCTCGGACACGTCCGCGTTCTCGCCGGAATCTGTCTCGGTACCCCCTGTCCCAGCCACGGCACCTGCTTCAGTACCACCCGTCCCAGCCACGGCACCTGTCGGCCCGCGCCTCAGCAAGGGCGAGGAACAGTTGCCCGTCGACATGCGCAAGCGTCTGTCCCTGCGCAAAGAGCAGGTGGCAGTCAGTCTGAGAAAGCATGGAGCAGCCGGGGTCACCGCGCGCGTCATCCTGGTCCTGGACGCCTCGGGATCCATGTCCTTCCTCTACTCCAAGGGCGTCGTCGCCGATGTCGTGGAGCGCATGGCAGCGGTTGCCGCACAGCTGGACGATGACGGTGACATGCAAGCCTGGACGTTCGCTTCGAATGCGGCGCGACTCCCTGATCTGCGACTCGGGGACCTCCCCGAATGGCTGCGGCTGCACGTTCGGGTGGGACAGATGAGCCTCTTCCGCCGCAGCAAGAAACCGGGCAAAGGATTGAAAGACGGTCAGGTCGACATGCGGACGGTTGGCATCCAGAACGAAGAACAGAAGGCGATCGCCCAAGTCCGTACGTATGTCCGGGGAAATCCTGTCGCTGTCCCCACCCTGGTGCTGTTCTTTTCCGACGGGGGTGTCCACCGCGACGCTCTGATCGAGCAAGAACTACGGGATGCTGTCGAGGAACCGATCTTCTGGCAGTTCGTGGGCCTGGGACGGTCCAATTACGGAGTGCTGGAACGCTTCGACACCCTGCCCGGCCGTCGTGTCGACAACGTCGGGTTCTTCGCTGTGGACGACATCAGTACAGTCGCCGACCAGGAGCTGTACGACCGGCTCCTGTCCGAGTTCCCGACCTGGATGGCTGCCGCCGGCCAGGCGGGCATCCTTTGA
- a CDS encoding SsgA family sporulation/cell division regulator: protein MRESVQAEVMMSFLVSEELSFRIPVELRYETCDPYAVRLTFHLPGDAPVTWAFGRELLIDGVGRPCGDGDVHIAPADPETFGEVLIRLQVGTDQALFRVGTAPLVAFLDRTDKLVPLGQERSLADFDTLLDEALDRILAEEQSAG, encoded by the coding sequence ATGCGCGAGTCGGTACAGGCAGAGGTCATGATGAGCTTCCTCGTCTCGGAGGAGCTCTCCTTCCGCATCCCGGTGGAGTTGCGTTACGAGACCTGTGATCCCTACGCCGTGCGGCTGACCTTCCACCTGCCCGGCGACGCTCCCGTGACCTGGGCCTTCGGAAGGGAACTGCTCATCGACGGCGTGGGGCGGCCGTGCGGGGACGGGGACGTCCATATCGCGCCCGCCGATCCGGAGACGTTCGGCGAGGTCCTGATCCGGCTTCAGGTGGGCACCGACCAGGCGCTGTTCCGGGTCGGCACGGCGCCGCTGGTGGCCTTCCTGGACCGCACGGACAAGCTCGTGCCGCTGGGGCAGGAGCGTTCCCTCGCCGACTTCGACACCCTGCTCGACGAGGCGCTGGACCGCATCCTGGCGGAGGAGCAGAGCGCGGGCTGA
- a CDS encoding YibE/F family protein, translating into MTTTQQPPPPPSEPPHGHGPGNGHGHGSDGGHGYGSGGGHGSGGGHGPGDGHGQGPPSGGGHSHSHGPAAPVSQHLRKVIAAVLIPFATAVVVGLVVLWPGGAPAHERTGVGFDRQTQQATVTKVEEVDCSSVNASGVPPTGDTSTAEGSSAEQQANGTCKKATIRVDTGKDEGRTFTEIVQPDQSRQLEQGQEVVVAYEPAAPKDLQYSVTDVNRKFPMALLAGIFALAVVVVGRLRGVMALVALAISFLVLTLFILPAILQGSNPLVVAVVGASAIMLIALYLCHGLSARTSVAVLGTLISLLLIGLLGSMFIGWAYLTGNTDDNTGLIHGLYPTIDMSGLLLAGVIIGSLGVLDDVTVTQTSAVWELHEANPAMGWRGLYRAGIRIGRDHIASVVNTLVLAYAGAALPLLLLFSIAQSSVGTVANSELVAEEIVRTLVGSIGLVASVPVTTALAALVVSADRPGASEAAAVPAPARGGKGRRRKR; encoded by the coding sequence GTGACCACGACGCAGCAGCCCCCGCCTCCGCCCTCCGAGCCGCCCCATGGCCATGGCCCCGGAAACGGCCATGGGCATGGCTCCGACGGTGGCCATGGATACGGTTCCGGGGGCGGCCACGGCTCCGGAGGCGGGCATGGCCCCGGTGACGGACACGGCCAAGGACCGCCCTCCGGCGGCGGCCACTCCCACAGCCACGGCCCCGCCGCGCCCGTCTCGCAGCACCTGCGCAAGGTCATCGCGGCGGTGCTGATCCCCTTCGCGACCGCGGTCGTCGTGGGCCTCGTCGTGCTCTGGCCCGGCGGTGCGCCGGCTCACGAGCGCACCGGGGTGGGCTTCGACCGGCAGACGCAGCAGGCCACCGTCACCAAGGTCGAGGAGGTTGACTGCTCCTCGGTGAACGCCTCGGGTGTCCCCCCGACCGGCGACACGTCCACCGCCGAGGGCTCGTCCGCCGAGCAGCAGGCGAACGGCACCTGCAAGAAGGCCACGATCCGGGTCGACACCGGCAAGGACGAAGGCCGTACCTTCACGGAGATCGTTCAGCCGGACCAGTCACGGCAGTTGGAGCAGGGCCAGGAGGTCGTGGTCGCCTACGAGCCTGCCGCGCCCAAGGACCTGCAGTACTCGGTCACCGATGTGAACCGGAAGTTCCCGATGGCGCTGCTCGCCGGGATCTTCGCTCTCGCCGTCGTGGTGGTGGGCCGGCTGCGCGGTGTCATGGCCCTGGTGGCGCTGGCCATCAGCTTCCTGGTGCTGACCCTCTTCATCCTGCCGGCCATCCTGCAGGGATCGAACCCGCTGGTCGTGGCGGTGGTCGGGGCGAGCGCCATCATGCTGATCGCGCTCTACCTGTGCCACGGCCTCTCAGCCCGTACATCGGTCGCGGTGCTCGGCACTCTGATCTCGCTGCTGCTGATCGGCCTGCTGGGTTCGATGTTCATCGGCTGGGCCTATCTGACCGGCAACACGGACGACAACACCGGCCTGATCCACGGGCTGTACCCGACGATCGACATGAGCGGTCTGCTGCTCGCGGGCGTCATCATCGGTTCGCTCGGTGTGCTCGACGACGTGACGGTCACGCAGACATCGGCGGTCTGGGAGCTGCACGAGGCCAATCCGGCGATGGGCTGGCGCGGGCTGTACCGCGCGGGCATACGCATCGGCCGGGACCACATCGCGTCGGTGGTCAACACCCTCGTCCTCGCATACGCCGGTGCCGCGCTGCCGCTGCTGCTGCTCTTCTCGATCGCGCAGAGCAGTGTCGGCACGGTCGCCAACAGCGAGCTGGTCGCCGAGGAGATCGTGCGCACCCTCGTCGGCTCGATCGGCCTGGTGGCCTCGGTTCCGGTGACCACCGCGCTGGCCGCCCTGGTTGTCTCGGCCGACCGCCCAGGTGCCTCGGAAGCGGCGGCCGTGCCCGCTCCGGCACGAGGCGGGAAAGGCCGCCGCCGCAAGCGCTGA